Genomic DNA from Methanomassiliicoccales archaeon:
TCCGGGGAGAAGAGTACTTATTACATCGATATCAAGAAAGCAAGCACCGACCCCAAGGTCCTGGGGGAGATAGCCGCTGGGCTTGCATCGCTCATCGAGGAAAAGGACCTTCACTGCGATCGCCTGGCCGGAGTCGTTCTGGGGTCGATACCCATTGCAGTTGCGCTTTCATTGGAGACTGGTATCCCTTACGTGATGGTCAGGAAGGAGAGGAAGGATCACGGGACGGCAAAGACCATAGAGGGCACTCTCAATAGTGGGGAGAAGGTCATCGTCGTGGAGGATGTGGTGACCTCCGCCCTCTCGGCTTCTGAAGCGGTGAAGACCCTTAGGGAACAAGGGGCTCTGGTCCAGGATGTCATAGCGGTGGTGGACAGGCAAAGCGGTGGAAAGGAGCGCCTGGAAGATATG
This window encodes:
- a CDS encoding orotate phosphoribosyltransferase, encoding MTQDLKESLKECGALMYGTFTLSSGEKSTYYIDIKKASTDPKVLGEIAAGLASLIEEKDLHCDRLAGVVLGSIPIAVALSLETGIPYVMVRKERKDHGTAKTIEGTLNSGEKVIVVEDVVTSALSASEAVKTLREQGALVQDVIAVVDRQSGGKERLEDMGLSFHPLLTADQLLEE